In Argiope bruennichi chromosome 4, qqArgBrue1.1, whole genome shotgun sequence, a single window of DNA contains:
- the LOC129966066 gene encoding putative deoxyribonuclease TATDN2, giving the protein MATNFQNPCLMKNNNEYNLPTNHVTETSLSDLHFWVRNTHMASIQETLNMVPSDDTDAWIIKNRLMALQQLKSDFPDQYSSSLSLSPPSMTDSSGEISPVAMYNPSDLGAFNISPLSSRNSLSSANSSLKDAPLTNEKCKFEKHDRPIMHQQDGIKLELMLGRNFSKNEKSSGENSLFRGKLQSGFKTDQSTGVIDKNTKQYLYEKSYQEKETGPKNSKSGSSNVDCCETFHYNHMDKNKNNVAKLASYDVASLMVLKSTTGFFDSHCHIDLLLAREKFQGTYADYMAQHKDSYPQSYKGCIAVFCKPLTFAKKQMWQKHLEQDNVWGAFGCHPKSAKFYDGKTEEDLLNALNHPKVKALGEIGLDYSKGNQCSKLEQHHAFRRQLRIAQERKLRLVIHCRDADADTIKIMHEILPRDTIFHLHCFTGSWKRAQKWIQEFPNVFIGITNLVTFPSATPTHEVVRQLPLERLLLETDAPYFVPSVVPKGTNSSHPGMAIHVAAHIAALRKISVDTVLHWTSTNTRIVYNIT; this is encoded by the exons ATGgctacaaattttcaaaatccttgCCTAATGAAGAACAACAATGAGTATAATTTACCAACCAATCATGTTACTGAAACCTCTTTATCTGATCTGCATTTCTGGGTAAGGAATACTCACATGGCTTCAATTCaagaaactttaaatatggtTCCTAGTGATGACACTGATGCTTGGATTATAAAGAACCGTCTAATGGCATTGCAGCAACTAAAGTCTGATTTTCCTGATCAATATTCCTCCAGTCTTAGCCTTTCTCCTCCAAGCATGACCGATTCATCTG ggGAAATATCTCCAGTTGCAATGTATAATCCATCAGATCTTGGAGCTTTCAATATTTCACCATTGTCATCTAGAAATtcactttcatctgcaaatagtTCTTTGAAAGATGCTCCTCTTactaatgaaaaatgtaaattcgaaaaacatgatag gCCTATCATGCATCAACAAGAtggaataaaattagaattaatgcttggaagaaatttttcaaagaatgaaaaatcttCTGGGGAGAATTCTTTATTCCGTGGCAAATTACAATCTGGATTCAAAACTGATCAAAGTACTGgagttattgataaaaatacaaagCAATATTTGTATGAGAAGTCatatcaagaaaaagaaacagggccaaaaaattcaaaatctggaAGTAGTAATGTAGACTGTTGTGAGACATTTCATTATAATCATATggacaagaataaaaataatgtagctAAGTTGGCAAGCTATGATGTTGCTTCTTTGATGGTTCTGAAATCCACAACAGGCTTCTTTGATTCTCATTGTCATATTGATTTATTGTTGGCTCGTGAGAAGTTTCAAGGTACATATGCTGATTATATGGCTCAGCATAAAGATAGTTATCCGCAAAGCTATAAGGGTTGTATAGCAGTCTTCTGCAAGCCATTGACATTTGCTAAG AAACAAATGTGGCAAAAACATCTTGAGCAAGATAATGTTTGGGGAGCTTTTGGTTGTCACCCaaaatcagcaaaattttatGATGGCAAAACAGAAGAAGATTTGTTAAATGCTCTGAACCATCCAAAAGTTAAAGCCTTAGGCGAAATTGGATTGGATTATTCAAAGGG AAATCAGTGTTCAAAGTTAGAACAACATCATGCATTTAGAAGGCAATTAAGAATTGCCCAAGAAAGGAAACTGCGGCTGGTAATCCATTGTCGGGATGCTGATGctgatactattaaaattatgcatgaa atactACCTAGAGACACGATTTTCCACTTGCATTGCTTCACTGGTAGCTGGAAAAGGGCTCAAAAGTGGATACAAGAATTTCCTAATGTTTTCATTGGAATCACAAACTTGGTGACATTCCCTTCTGCTACTCCAACTCATGAAGTTGTTCGGCAGTTGCCTTTAGAACGTCTGTTACTAGAAACAGATGCACCTTATTTTGTACCTTCAGTG GTTCCCAAAGGTACTAATTCTTCCCATCCTGGTATGGCCATACATGTTGCAGCTCACATTGCTGCACTTAGAAAGATTTCTGTGGATACAGTTCTACACTGGACATCTACCAACACACGAATTGTCTACAACATAACATAA
- the LOC129966068 gene encoding putative deoxyribonuclease TATDN2: protein MVPSDDTDAWIIKNRLMALQQLKSDFPDQYSSSLSLSPPNMTDSSGEISPVAMYNPSDLGAFNISPLSSRNSLSSANSSLKDAPLTNEKCKFEKHDRPIMHQQDGIKLELMLGRNFSKNEKSSGVNSLFRGKLQSGFKTDQSTGVIDKNTKQYLYEKSYQEKETGPKNSKSGSSNVDCCETFHNNHMDKNKNNVAKLASYDVASLMVLKSTTGFFDSHCHIDLLLAREKFQGTYADYMAQHKDSYPQSYKGCIAVFCKPLTFAKKQMWQKHLEQDNVWGAFGCHPKSAKFYDGKTEEDLLNALNHPKVKALGEIGLDYSKGNQCSKLEQHHAFRRQLRIAQERKLRLVIHCRDADADTIKIMHEILPRDTIFHLHCFTGSWKRAQKWIQEFPNVFIGITNLVTFPSATPTHEVVRQLPLERLLLETDAPYFVPSVVPKGTNSSHPGMAIHVAAHIAALRKISVDTVLHWTSTNTRIVYNIT from the exons atggtTCCTAGTGATGACACTGATGCTTGGATTATAAAGAACCGTCTAATGGCATTGCAGCAACTAAAGTCTGATTTTCCTGATCAATATTCCTCCAGTCTTAGCCTTTCTCCTCCAAACATGACCGATTCATCTG ggGAAATATCTCCAGTTGCAATGTATAATCCATCAGATCTTGGAGCTTTCAATATTTCACCATTGTCATCTAGAAATtcactttcatctgcaaatagtTCTTTGAAAGATGCTCCTCTTactaatgaaaaatgtaaattcgaaaaacatgatag GCCTATCATGCATCAACAAGAtggaataaaattagaattaatgcttggaagaaatttttcaaagaatgaaaaatcttCTGGGGTGAATTCTTTATTCCGTGGCAAATTACAATCTGGATTCAAAACTGATCAAAGTACTGgagttattgataaaaatacaaagCAATATTTGTATGAGAAGTCatatcaagaaaaagaaacagggccaaaaaattcaaaatctggaAGTAGTAATGTAGACTGTTGTGAGACATTTCATAATAATCATATggacaagaataaaaataatgtagctAAGTTGGCAAGCTATGATGTTGCTTCTTTGATGGTTCTGAAATCCACAACAGGCTTCTTTGATTCTCATTGTCATATTGATTTATTGTTGGCTCGTGAGAAGTTTCAAGGTACATATGCTGATTATATGGCTCAGCATAAAGATAGTTATCCGCAAAGCTATAAGGGTTGTATAGCAGTCTTCTGCAAGCCATTGACATTTGCTAAG AAACAAATGTGGCAAAAACATCTTGAGCAAGATAATGTTTGGGGAGCTTTTGGTTGTCACCCaaaatcagcaaaattttatGATGGCAAAACAGAAGAAGATTTGTTAAATGCTCTGAACCATCCAAAAGTTAAAGCCTTAGGCGAAATTGGATTGGATTATTCAAAGGG AAATCAGTGTTCAAAGTTAGAACAACATCATGCATTTAGAAGGCAATTAAGAATTGCCCAAGAAAGGAAACTGCGGCTGGTAATCCATTGTCGGGATGCTGATGctgatactattaaaattatgcatgaa atactACCTAGAGACACGATTTTCCACTTGCATTGCTTCACTGGTAGCTGGAAAAGGGCTCAAAAGTGGATACAAGAATTTCCTAATGTTTTCATTGGAATCACAAACTTGGTGACATTCCCTTCTGCTACTCCAACTCATGAAGTAGTTCGGCAGTTGCCTTTAGAACGTCTGTTACTAGAAACAGATGCACCTTATTTTGTACCTTCAGtg GTTCCCAAAGGTACTAATTCTTCCCATCCTGGTATGGCCATACATGTTGCAGCTCACATTGCTGCACTTAGAAAGATTTCTGTGGATACAGTTCTACACTGGACATCTACCAACACACGAATTGTCTACAACATAACATAA